One segment of Vagococcus martis DNA contains the following:
- a CDS encoding GW dipeptide domain-containing protein produces the protein MKKSGIILFSLMLLGQPLVSVAVDTTQSSSIISSDKYSEGVTDSTSVIPETSTQTTDSTTSTSESTNAKSAEDEYQKMAELALKAQTPEEQEKVLEYIKENTDYASSGAFSGMMNRASRKMGVAEYMGTTKAKLLNELQSHEKDNFYLGTPFRSIWIPSEQNMSPNGAPNRFGPGMNCTGFVATAFKRSGGDLGQITRVANAWGDVANAYNWRDALSKNTEYYEFNSVESLLASGKAEKGDILYFEPNYSIPGYDPHIGFFWGSKSNENKMWHSYDKNRISNIKAARPWTKILLFKLGSNKNDIISQKNMDVQRFVNTNEAYVYSRPYQSGDSRKQTTNGLKDKQVRVTKQVENGYGIWQEFTYNESGKIVTGWIKSNEFDDYINKQNYSAKLILKGNTAYVYSQPYYPGVNTLNILKNQQYKPVEITQKATSGYGEWYYSTTVVNGRKVTGWMKSTDFIKQSPSVAVNKNYVVTQKNGDIYDTPFLSKSETRKIASTQDLYQKSVLFTEKVTTGYGEWYKTTLSNGQAGWIKSTDLSYYHDYETTSGAFYLNRSYSEVYNEPYRGSQTNRIDQLRNMDNGYFTYTEKATTSYGTWYKGTIIRNGKKVNGWVKSTDLSNNYSSTKISETREVINVNNGDIYDSPYNDGLTKKIASTSDIKDKTVKVTETVKTPRGLWYKASISLADKEIIGWIKSSDLSYYSNVENVEGQFYINKNYGDVYDEPHRKGNTKVVDKLTDLQNTPFVYTQKATTNSGTWYKGEFYKNKKKVTGWVKSTDLNQDYVSSQVNETKTIKTSKGHIYDSPYNDFFTKKIGDTSNLNGKSIKLTRSVKTPSGQWFESEFDIDGKQTTGWIKSTDLK, from the coding sequence ATGAAAAAATCAGGGATTATACTATTTTCGTTAATGTTATTAGGACAACCGTTAGTATCAGTGGCGGTTGATACAACGCAAAGTAGTTCAATAATTAGTAGTGACAAATATTCAGAGGGAGTAACTGATAGTACATCAGTGATACCAGAAACGAGTACACAAACCACGGATTCAACTACAAGTACTAGTGAGTCTACGAATGCCAAATCGGCAGAAGATGAATATCAAAAGATGGCTGAGCTTGCTTTAAAGGCTCAAACACCAGAGGAACAAGAAAAAGTATTAGAATATATTAAAGAGAATACTGACTATGCTTCTAGTGGAGCGTTTTCAGGAATGATGAATAGGGCTTCTAGAAAAATGGGTGTTGCTGAGTATATGGGAACAACCAAAGCTAAATTACTAAATGAATTACAAAGCCATGAAAAAGATAATTTTTATTTAGGAACCCCTTTTAGAAGTATTTGGATACCTAGTGAACAAAATATGAGTCCAAATGGAGCGCCGAATAGATTTGGTCCAGGGATGAACTGCACTGGATTTGTTGCAACAGCGTTTAAAAGATCAGGAGGAGATTTAGGTCAAATTACTCGTGTTGCTAATGCGTGGGGAGATGTTGCTAATGCTTATAACTGGCGTGATGCTTTGAGTAAAAATACGGAATATTATGAGTTTAATTCTGTTGAATCACTCCTTGCTAGTGGTAAAGCTGAAAAAGGTGATATTTTGTATTTTGAACCAAATTATTCAATTCCCGGGTATGATCCTCATATTGGTTTTTTCTGGGGAAGTAAATCAAATGAAAATAAAATGTGGCATTCTTATGATAAAAATAGAATCAGTAATATAAAAGCAGCAAGACCATGGACTAAGATTCTTTTATTCAAACTAGGATCAAATAAAAATGATATTATTAGTCAGAAAAATATGGATGTTCAACGTTTCGTAAACACTAATGAAGCGTATGTTTACTCACGTCCCTATCAATCTGGAGATAGTAGAAAACAAACTACTAATGGTTTGAAGGATAAACAAGTAAGAGTAACTAAACAAGTAGAGAATGGATACGGAATATGGCAAGAGTTTACTTATAACGAATCAGGTAAAATTGTCACTGGGTGGATTAAATCAAATGAGTTTGATGATTATATTAATAAACAAAATTATTCTGCTAAACTTATTCTTAAAGGTAATACCGCCTATGTCTATTCACAGCCTTATTATCCAGGAGTAAATACACTTAATATTTTAAAAAATCAACAATATAAACCAGTTGAAATTACTCAAAAAGCTACGTCAGGATACGGTGAATGGTACTATAGTACAACTGTTGTTAATGGAAGAAAAGTTACAGGTTGGATGAAATCAACAGATTTTATAAAACAGTCACCATCAGTAGCTGTCAATAAGAACTATGTGGTAACTCAAAAAAATGGAGATATTTACGATACACCATTTCTATCTAAAAGTGAGACACGTAAGATAGCTTCTACTCAGGATTTATACCAAAAAAGTGTATTATTTACAGAAAAAGTCACAACAGGCTATGGTGAATGGTACAAAACTACTCTATCAAATGGACAGGCAGGATGGATAAAGTCTACCGATCTAAGCTATTATCACGACTATGAAACAACATCAGGAGCATTTTACTTAAATCGTAGCTATTCTGAAGTATACAATGAACCATATAGAGGAAGCCAAACAAATAGAATTGACCAATTGAGAAATATGGATAATGGATACTTTACATATACAGAAAAAGCCACAACTTCTTATGGAACTTGGTATAAAGGAACAATCATTCGTAATGGCAAGAAAGTTAATGGATGGGTAAAATCAACAGATTTGAGTAATAACTATAGTTCTACAAAAATCTCTGAGACTCGTGAAGTTATTAATGTGAATAATGGCGATATTTATGACAGCCCATATAATGATGGTCTAACTAAAAAAATCGCTTCTACATCAGATATTAAAGATAAAACTGTTAAAGTAACAGAAACAGTAAAAACTCCAAGAGGTCTTTGGTATAAAGCTTCAATTAGTCTGGCTGATAAAGAAATAATAGGATGGATAAAGTCATCAGATTTAAGTTACTACTCAAATGTTGAGAATGTAGAAGGTCAATTTTACATCAACAAAAATTATGGTGATGTATATGATGAACCACATAGAAAAGGTAATACAAAAGTTGTTGATAAATTAACTGATTTACAAAATACGCCGTTTGTCTATACACAAAAAGCAACAACAAATAGTGGAACATGGTATAAAGGTGAGTTTTATAAAAATAAGAAAAAAGTAACTGGTTGGGTAAAATCAACAGATTTAAATCAGGATTATGTTTCATCACAAGTTAATGAAACGAAAACTATTAAAACAAGTAAAGGCCATATCTATGATTCTCCATATAATGATTTCTTTACCAAAAAAATAGGAGACACTTCTAACTTGAATGGTAAGAGTATTAAATTAACTAGATCAGTAAAAACACCAAGCGGTCAATGGTTTGAATCTGAATTTGATATTGACGGCAAACAAACAACAGGTTGGATAAAATCAACAGATTTAAAATAA
- a CDS encoding GNAT family N-acetyltransferase has product MIYTRLAKKEDVPQIVTIIEEAKDVLKKSGSPQWQEGSPNESMIYDDIEHHYGYVLVYDNQVVGYLAMINQEDEDYKILTNWQQTSDYIVIHRVAISSNYQGRGLANYFFSNILSIALSKGYSAVRIDTHRVNVTMQTLLEKFDFVYRGIVYVASDIDGERFAYELVIED; this is encoded by the coding sequence GTGATATATACACGATTAGCGAAAAAAGAAGATGTACCTCAAATAGTAACCATCATTGAAGAAGCAAAAGACGTATTAAAGAAAAGTGGGAGCCCACAATGGCAAGAAGGCAGCCCAAATGAGTCAATGATATATGACGATATTGAGCATCATTATGGCTATGTCTTAGTTTATGATAACCAAGTAGTTGGCTATTTGGCTATGATTAATCAAGAAGATGAAGATTATAAAATTTTAACCAATTGGCAGCAGACGTCTGACTATATTGTGATTCACCGAGTAGCCATCTCATCTAACTATCAAGGACGTGGGTTAGCAAATTATTTTTTCTCTAATATATTGAGCATTGCATTAAGCAAAGGCTATTCAGCTGTGAGAATCGATACACACAGAGTGAATGTAACCATGCAAACTCTATTAGAAAAGTTTGATTTTGTTTACCGAGGGATAGTATATGTTGCCTCTGATATCGATGGTGAACGTTTTGCTTATGAGTTGGTAATTGAAGACTAA
- a CDS encoding AEC family transporter — protein sequence MTVFNETIVLIFFMFVGVWLNKRGKYSSGANIYIGYLLTTVALPAAIINSFQVDKSDKLLVMMRQTAIYTFIMIVATLIITYVIATLFRKKDMLRSLWVVSLTFSNILFIGIPIVGKLYGEVGLIVLVVCNTVTSLFLFTVGIMFLSNSREIRIRSILTTPAILAAVLGFALFMFGVKLPKPIHTFNVDLSIMTASLSMIINGSLFSQVKLKELFFDKDNLQFLFVRAIIIPIIFIPILKFFITDPIILGVLVLLASMPVGSLDAILAEEYAGEGTKVSQYIALTTVTSMVTLPIIMSLI from the coding sequence ATGACCGTGTTCAATGAAACAATCGTATTAATTTTTTTTATGTTTGTAGGTGTTTGGTTAAATAAACGAGGTAAATATTCATCAGGAGCAAATATTTATATAGGGTATTTGTTAACGACTGTTGCGTTACCAGCAGCAATTATTAATAGTTTTCAAGTAGATAAGAGTGATAAATTATTAGTTATGATGAGGCAAACAGCAATTTATACCTTTATCATGATTGTCGCAACACTGATTATTACCTATGTTATTGCAACTTTGTTTAGAAAAAAAGATATGTTACGAAGTTTATGGGTCGTTAGTTTAACTTTTTCAAACATATTATTTATCGGAATACCGATTGTTGGCAAATTATATGGTGAAGTTGGATTGATTGTCTTAGTAGTATGTAATACAGTAACAAGCTTGTTTTTATTCACAGTAGGGATTATGTTTTTATCTAATAGTCGAGAAATCAGAATTCGAAGTATTTTGACTACACCAGCTATTTTAGCAGCTGTCTTAGGGTTTGCGTTGTTTATGTTTGGTGTAAAATTACCAAAACCAATTCATACTTTTAATGTTGATTTGTCGATTATGACGGCTTCTCTATCTATGATTATCAATGGTAGTTTGTTCTCACAAGTAAAACTAAAAGAGTTGTTCTTCGATAAAGATAATTTACAATTTCTATTTGTTCGAGCAATTATTATACCCATTATTTTTATTCCAATATTAAAATTCTTTATCACAGATCCAATTATTTTAGGTGTGCTAGTGTTATTAGCTTCTATGCCAGTTGGCTCATTGGATGCGATTTTAGCTGAAGAATATGCTGGCGAAGGAACAAAAGTGTCACAATACATTGCATTGACAACTGTTACAAGTATGGTAACATTACCAATTATTATGTCATTAATATAA
- a CDS encoding IS30 family transposase, whose protein sequence is MTYTHLTTDELVLIEAYYHQNKKGTYVAKQLKRAKQTIYNVYKAFDEGLSALDYYKRYKNNKKNCGRRPISLSDNETEYIQKKVVQGWTPDVIIGRAEFPISCSISTLYRLFKQGLFDLTALPMKGKRKANGYKEKRGKQAFKRTIHQRNKDYQLFNNEFGHLEGDTIVGKDHKSAVITLVERLSKVIITLKPIGRRAIDIENSLNNWFKKFPCHLFKSITFDCGKEFSNWKSISNLNDIDIYFADPGTPSQRGLNENSNGLLRKDGLPKQMDFNKVEESFIQSIASKRNNIPRKSLNYKTPLEVFLSYVDNDILSSLI, encoded by the coding sequence ATGACCTATACACATCTTACTACAGACGAGCTAGTTTTGATAGAAGCTTATTACCATCAAAATAAAAAAGGAACATACGTTGCGAAACAATTGAAACGAGCAAAACAGACTATCTATAATGTTTACAAAGCTTTTGATGAGGGATTATCTGCACTAGATTACTATAAAAGATACAAAAATAATAAAAAGAATTGTGGCAGGCGTCCTATTTCTTTATCTGATAATGAAACAGAATACATTCAAAAGAAGGTTGTTCAAGGATGGACTCCAGATGTCATTATTGGTCGTGCTGAGTTTCCTATCTCATGTTCTATCAGTACTCTTTATAGATTATTTAAGCAAGGACTGTTTGATTTGACCGCATTACCTATGAAAGGTAAAAGGAAAGCGAATGGTTATAAAGAAAAAAGAGGTAAACAAGCCTTTAAAAGAACCATCCATCAACGTAATAAGGACTATCAACTCTTTAATAATGAATTTGGTCACCTTGAAGGTGACACAATTGTTGGAAAAGATCATAAAAGTGCTGTTATCACACTCGTTGAAAGACTATCGAAAGTGATTATTACGTTAAAACCAATAGGCAGACGAGCAATAGATATCGAAAATAGTTTAAATAATTGGTTTAAAAAGTTTCCATGCCATCTATTTAAATCAATCACATTCGATTGTGGTAAAGAATTTTCTAATTGGAAATCAATCAGCAATCTAAATGATATTGATATTTATTTTGCCGATCCAGGAACACCATCACAACGTGGCTTAAATGAAAACTCTAATGGGTTATTACGTAAAGATGGATTACCTAAACAAATGGATTTCAACAAAGTTGAGGAATCTTTTATCCAATCTATCGCTTCTAAAAGAAATAATATTCCTAGAAAATCATTAAACTATAAAACACCATTGGAAGTATTTTTGAGTTATGTAGACAACGATATTTTGTCTAGCTTAATTTGA
- a CDS encoding GH25 family lysozyme, translating into MKKRINTGLCLLLFSTPILTLASETTNSSQQEGVGENKTIESTTMSDGITDNTGSTDTSDSLDKAKQSETKNKKEIIYLNGEAIEIDAEPDNLKNAEEMVITEENQSAMGDSFKSLTRSFDDKAFLSSNKDLPRMDFVDVSSHQGEITVSDYQNMKKQGVTGVVVKLTESTSYTNPYAKSQINNAKAAGLKVSAYHYSWFTNKQRAEAEATYFANAARSLGLGTDTILVNDAEESSMNNGRMTENSLYFASTLSNKFGYKNIHHYSMASWFTPGVIDMTKLGGEQFSWKAHFVNNPSKNNLLYQSSSAWQWSSQMKFVGDRVSNRLFDVNIDYKGSFSNPSYVEDFPETQISKRKFINKDYGIIYERPYTSGVSKIDTTAGMKNQLVYLTAESKTDYGLWYKFAYSKGGVSYTGWIKSTDLDDVINHQNVNKSLYIKNNNAHVYDTPYTETTKKIDTTQGISGTIFKATKTATTGYGNWYYGTYAKNGVQKSGWIKYNDLGDYTNYENTKGLFYVNKDYGDVFNEPYEGSSTKKVSSLENMKNVVFSYTAKATTAYGTWYQGEFIKNGQVVKGWVKDKDLSTTYTSNIENDTREVITNKGYIYDTPYNKGYTKRIGTTTDYLNKTIHVTRSVKTPYGLWYETTFNIDNKVVTGWIKSTDTLKKEVVSGTLYVNKDYGDVYDSAYVRGKSKKVDNLNNMKNVPFSYKSKVINEYGTWYEGEFIKNEKTVKGWIKETDLNKDYTYNSENDTRYVINDKGYIYDSPYNMGYTKKIGTATGYKDKSIKVTKSVKTPYGLWYESQFTINNKVVTGWIKSTDIDKYDHFEVAKGLFYVNKDYGSVYDSPYEKNKTKQIANLNDMKNVVFSYTAKATTSYGTWYRGEFIKDGKLVSGWVKNTDLSSSYTDEKINVMKHITNLSGYIYDSPYNENYTKRIGTASDILEQKFLSTKRVKTPYGLWYEAKYTQNGKQTTGWIKSVDLD; encoded by the coding sequence ATGAAAAAAAGGATTAATACAGGACTTTGTTTATTATTATTTAGTACACCTATACTAACTTTAGCATCGGAAACCACAAACTCAAGCCAACAAGAGGGAGTTGGCGAGAATAAAACTATTGAAAGTACAACAATGAGTGACGGGATAACCGATAATACGGGAAGTACAGATACGTCTGACTCATTGGATAAAGCAAAACAGTCGGAAACAAAAAATAAAAAGGAAATTATTTATCTAAATGGTGAAGCCATTGAGATTGATGCTGAACCAGATAATTTAAAGAATGCTGAAGAAATGGTTATCACAGAAGAAAACCAAAGTGCTATGGGTGATTCATTCAAAAGTCTGACTCGTAGTTTTGATGATAAAGCATTTCTATCAAGTAATAAAGATTTACCACGTATGGATTTTGTAGACGTTTCTTCTCATCAAGGTGAAATAACAGTTTCTGATTATCAAAATATGAAAAAACAAGGGGTAACAGGGGTAGTTGTTAAATTAACTGAAAGTACCTCTTATACGAATCCTTATGCAAAATCTCAAATTAATAATGCTAAGGCAGCAGGTCTTAAAGTAAGTGCATATCATTACAGTTGGTTCACTAATAAGCAAAGAGCCGAAGCTGAGGCAACTTATTTTGCAAATGCTGCTAGGAGTTTAGGATTAGGAACTGATACAATTTTAGTAAATGATGCAGAAGAATCTTCAATGAATAATGGTCGAATGACTGAAAATTCATTATATTTTGCATCAACACTATCAAATAAATTCGGATATAAAAATATTCATCATTATAGCATGGCGAGTTGGTTTACACCTGGAGTAATCGATATGACCAAATTGGGTGGAGAACAGTTCTCTTGGAAAGCTCATTTTGTTAATAATCCATCAAAAAATAATTTATTATACCAATCATCTTCTGCTTGGCAATGGAGTAGTCAAATGAAATTTGTTGGAGATAGAGTTTCTAATAGACTATTTGATGTGAATATTGATTATAAAGGAAGCTTTTCAAATCCTTCTTATGTTGAGGATTTTCCAGAAACACAAATTTCTAAAAGAAAGTTTATCAATAAAGATTATGGTATTATTTATGAACGTCCATACACTTCAGGTGTATCTAAAATAGATACAACTGCGGGAATGAAGAATCAATTAGTTTATTTAACAGCTGAGTCTAAAACAGATTATGGATTATGGTATAAATTTGCCTATTCCAAAGGTGGAGTTAGTTACACTGGTTGGATTAAGTCAACTGATTTAGATGATGTAATTAATCATCAAAACGTCAATAAGAGTTTATATATAAAAAATAATAATGCTCATGTGTATGACACACCTTATACTGAAACAACAAAAAAAATTGATACCACACAAGGAATTAGTGGAACCATTTTTAAAGCTACAAAAACAGCTACTACTGGTTACGGAAACTGGTATTATGGAACATACGCTAAAAATGGCGTACAAAAATCTGGCTGGATTAAGTATAACGATTTAGGCGATTATACAAATTATGAAAATACTAAGGGTCTATTTTATGTGAATAAAGATTATGGAGATGTCTTTAACGAACCTTATGAAGGATCAAGTACTAAGAAAGTTTCTTCTTTAGAGAATATGAAAAATGTTGTATTTTCTTATACAGCTAAAGCTACAACAGCATATGGAACATGGTATCAAGGAGAATTTATAAAAAATGGTCAAGTAGTTAAGGGATGGGTAAAAGATAAGGATCTCTCTACTACATACACTTCAAATATTGAAAATGATACTAGAGAAGTTATTACCAATAAAGGGTACATTTATGATACTCCTTATAATAAAGGTTACACGAAAAGAATAGGCACAACGACTGATTATTTAAATAAAACAATTCATGTAACGCGTTCAGTTAAAACTCCATATGGTTTATGGTATGAAACAACATTTAATATAGACAACAAAGTAGTAACTGGATGGATTAAGTCAACGGATACATTGAAAAAAGAAGTGGTTAGCGGGACATTATACGTTAATAAGGACTATGGAGACGTATATGATTCAGCTTATGTGCGTGGTAAGTCTAAAAAGGTAGATAATTTAAATAATATGAAAAATGTTCCGTTCTCATATAAATCAAAAGTAATAAATGAATATGGGACATGGTATGAAGGTGAATTCATAAAAAATGAAAAAACTGTTAAAGGATGGATTAAAGAAACAGATTTAAATAAAGACTATACTTATAATAGTGAAAATGATACCCGTTATGTAATAAATGATAAAGGATATATTTATGATTCGCCTTATAACATGGGATATACTAAAAAAATAGGAACTGCTACTGGGTACAAAGACAAGAGTATCAAAGTGACTAAATCTGTTAAGACACCATATGGTTTGTGGTATGAATCTCAATTTACTATTAATAATAAAGTAGTGACAGGTTGGATAAAATCAACGGATATTGATAAGTATGATCATTTTGAAGTAGCAAAAGGATTATTCTATGTAAATAAAGATTACGGTTCTGTTTATGATAGTCCATATGAAAAGAATAAAACAAAACAAATTGCTAATTTGAATGATATGAAAAATGTTGTATTTTCTTATACAGCTAAGGCCACAACGTCTTATGGGACATGGTATCGAGGTGAATTTATAAAAGATGGTAAATTAGTTAGTGGCTGGGTTAAAAATACAGATTTAAGTTCAAGCTATACTGATGAAAAAATTAATGTTATGAAACATATTACTAACTTATCTGGTTATATTTATGATTCACCATATAATGAAAATTACACCAAAAGAATTGGTACTGCATCAGATATTTTAGAACAGAAATTCTTAAGTACAAAACGAGTCAAAACACCATATGGTTTATGGTATGAAGCTAAATATACTCAAAATGGTAAACAAACAACAGGATGGATTAAATCTGTTGATTTAGATTAA
- a CDS encoding NAD(P)/FAD-dependent oxidoreductase, producing MKVIIVGGSFAGIHCAIKVKELYPSFDVVLIEKKTKIGYIPSGLSMLLNGEIDSLEEAYFMTKKELEKTGINVLTDTEVLSYDFKGKTIDTTKGLMSFDKLVLATGSSQKSSKMEDDFDHIKTYKDKESAEQTLNALSNVDEVIVIGAGQAGMELASGLIYQGKKVHVIETMDYPLYKYFDKDFLKSFYTATGDIPNMTFHFSETVKEIDESRLVLSNGKTMNITDKMVLSANSVRPELSIFNHQLRANSDNTLYVDDYLETSVSDVYAIGDLIQVPSFLFHARVYAPLIVNAVQTSMTCAKNIVKKKETLRPMLKTVGIKLFNHYLASTGLMESEGFLYDAEVKSVIITLPISTVSKKEVSIKLVYDGKNYHLLGVQLISKEPILDKINTFALMIKERIDIRNLSQLPHFYNAVFANTSLGLPDVFGKGDDLGEI from the coding sequence ATGAAGGTAATAATCGTTGGTGGCTCATTTGCGGGCATTCATTGTGCGATTAAGGTAAAAGAGTTGTATCCGTCATTTGATGTGGTACTGATAGAAAAAAAGACAAAAATAGGTTACATACCTAGTGGGTTATCTATGTTGTTGAATGGTGAAATTGATTCATTAGAAGAAGCCTATTTTATGACTAAGAAAGAACTAGAAAAGACTGGGATTAATGTATTAACTGATACAGAAGTTTTATCCTATGACTTTAAGGGCAAAACAATCGATACAACAAAAGGATTGATGTCCTTTGACAAATTAGTATTAGCAACTGGCTCGTCACAAAAATCATCAAAAATGGAAGATGATTTTGATCATATTAAAACATATAAAGATAAAGAATCAGCTGAACAGACATTAAACGCATTAAGTAATGTTGACGAAGTTATAGTGATAGGAGCTGGACAAGCTGGAATGGAGCTTGCGAGTGGGTTAATCTATCAAGGGAAAAAAGTTCATGTCATTGAGACGATGGATTATCCGCTATATAAGTATTTCGACAAAGATTTCTTAAAATCTTTTTACACTGCAACAGGAGACATTCCCAATATGACGTTTCATTTCAGTGAGACAGTAAAGGAAATTGATGAGTCTAGGTTAGTACTATCAAATGGAAAAACGATGAACATCACTGATAAGATGGTACTTAGTGCAAATAGTGTGAGACCCGAATTATCTATTTTTAATCACCAACTACGAGCTAATAGTGATAATACACTGTATGTTGATGATTATTTAGAAACATCTGTATCTGACGTTTATGCGATAGGGGACTTGATACAAGTGCCAAGTTTTCTGTTTCATGCACGAGTTTATGCCCCATTGATTGTCAATGCCGTACAAACGAGTATGACGTGTGCCAAAAATATTGTGAAAAAAAAAGAAACCCTTAGACCAATGTTAAAAACAGTTGGAATTAAATTATTTAATCATTATTTGGCGAGTACTGGTTTGATGGAATCAGAAGGCTTTTTATATGATGCGGAAGTTAAAAGTGTGATTATTACCTTGCCAATATCAACAGTGAGTAAAAAAGAAGTAAGTATCAAATTAGTTTATGACGGGAAAAATTATCACTTGTTGGGTGTGCAGCTTATTTCTAAAGAACCAATTTTAGATAAAATAAACACCTTTGCCCTAATGATAAAAGAGAGGATAGATATAAGGAATCTGAGTCAATTACCTCATTTCTACAATGCTGTTTTTGCGAATACATCGTTAGGTCTGCCGGATGTGTTTGGAAAAGGAGATGATTTGGGTGAGATTTGA
- a CDS encoding ISL3 family transposase, whose translation MSYSQTIKDILNILDLNIIFNENCLSTRKIKGVFSRVFEGFLDETPECCPHCEEKDTHIIKWGYTASLIKVPAISEYVTYVQLMKRRFLCKDCKSTFFLDTPFVSRNNSISNNLKRLVAKKLTSKQSMSDISKQANVSTSTVYRVLKEWYQPIQKYSYSLPAVLCFDEFKSVKKVAGSMSFIMIDGDTKELIDILPDRRLSKIEKYFNGFSLSNREQVKYVVSDIYQPYIILTKRLFPNAKVVLDKFHLVQHIGRAFQKIRIRIMNQLKHKDNGIIYRRIKKYWKLLQKSYGKLDFIQQQWHSSFKTYLSEKELLERLLTYNAELTDAYNIYQQILRAFQTKDYSLFVDLINQKTLFQEYIPVFKTRRL comes from the coding sequence ATGTCATACTCACAGACTATCAAAGATATCTTAAATATACTAGACCTAAATATTATTTTTAATGAAAATTGTTTGTCTACTAGGAAAATAAAGGGAGTTTTCTCTAGAGTATTTGAAGGTTTTTTAGATGAAACACCAGAATGTTGTCCTCATTGCGAAGAAAAGGATACACACATTATTAAGTGGGGATATACTGCTAGTTTAATTAAAGTTCCTGCTATTTCTGAATACGTTACATATGTTCAATTAATGAAACGTCGTTTCTTGTGCAAAGATTGTAAATCGACATTTTTTTTAGATACGCCTTTTGTTTCTAGAAACAATTCTATTTCTAACAATTTAAAACGTCTTGTTGCTAAAAAACTAACTTCTAAACAATCTATGAGTGACATTTCAAAACAAGCAAACGTTTCTACTTCAACTGTTTATCGGGTACTTAAAGAATGGTATCAACCCATTCAGAAATATAGTTATTCCTTACCAGCTGTCCTTTGTTTTGATGAGTTTAAATCTGTAAAAAAAGTAGCTGGATCTATGAGTTTTATTATGATAGATGGTGACACTAAGGAGTTAATTGATATTTTACCTGATCGAAGATTATCTAAGATCGAGAAATACTTTAACGGATTCTCTTTATCTAACAGAGAACAAGTGAAGTATGTTGTTTCTGATATTTATCAACCCTACATCATCTTAACTAAGAGACTTTTTCCTAACGCTAAAGTCGTTTTAGATAAATTTCATCTAGTTCAACACATTGGTAGAGCTTTTCAAAAAATACGAATTAGAATAATGAATCAATTAAAGCATAAAGATAATGGAATTATTTATAGACGAATAAAAAAATATTGGAAATTACTTCAAAAAAGTTATGGCAAACTAGACTTTATTCAACAACAATGGCACTCTTCATTTAAAACGTATCTTTCTGAAAAAGAATTACTTGAACGCCTACTTACTTACAATGCTGAACTTACAGATGCTTATAATATTTATCAACAGATTTTAAGAGCTTTTCAAACAAAAGATTATTCTTTATTTGTAGATTTAATCAATCAAAAAACTCTTTTTCAAGAGTATATACCTGTTTTTAAAACACGCCGATTGTAA